A genomic segment from Terriglobia bacterium encodes:
- a CDS encoding TlpA family protein disulfide reductase → MPRFVPILLLAVLLAGCNRNSTVGLVGTKAPDFTIKDSDRTVSLHDFKGKTVLLNFWATNCPPCVEEMPSLVRLQKLKGPGLVVLAVSTDQSEQEYHRFLQRYSIDILTVRDAARKSPDLYLTTGQPETFVIDSSGMVRRKFWGPVDWTSKEVLDYLSKL, encoded by the coding sequence ATGCCTCGTTTTGTACCCATTTTGCTGTTGGCGGTTCTGCTCGCAGGATGCAACCGCAACTCGACGGTCGGTCTGGTCGGCACCAAAGCCCCGGATTTCACCATCAAAGACTCTGACCGCACGGTCTCTTTGCATGACTTTAAGGGCAAGACTGTTCTGCTGAATTTCTGGGCCACCAACTGCCCGCCATGCGTGGAAGAGATGCCTTCACTGGTCCGGCTGCAGAAACTGAAGGGCCCTGGGCTGGTGGTGCTGGCGGTGAGCACAGACCAGAGCGAGCAGGAGTACCACAGGTTCCTGCAGCGGTACAGCATTGACATCCTGACCGTCCGCGATGCCGCCAGAAAGAGCCCCGACCTTTACCTCACCACCGGCCAGCCGGAAACCTTTGTGATTGACAGCTCGGGGATGGTGCGGCGCAAGTTCTGGGGACCGGTGGATTGGACCAGTAAAGAAGTCCTGGATTATTTGAGCAAGCTGTAA
- a CDS encoding ABC transporter ATP-binding protein produces MTTGNNTIVFDNVSKFYGEVLGVNRVNLSLPPGVTSLVGPNGSGKTTLMNLMTGLVRPTQGSISVLGLTPDQPEEFFRHVGYCTQFDSFPKGVTGYEFIYQSLMLRGLSSVEANQLTWEAIDRIGLREAALRRVAGYSKGMRQRIRLGQSVAHHPTVLVLDEPLNGLDPMARAETIALFETLGKEGMHVILSSHVLHEVDKISDQVVLMSYGYVVAEGKIHGVRSEVKEHPMQILVRCDAPNLLASRLFSQDHVVEAKLNRDGQGVLIRTRDADEFYLLLNKIVAEEQISLQAVAPADDDVNSVYQYLIGGGGGTV; encoded by the coding sequence ATGACCACCGGCAACAACACCATCGTTTTTGATAACGTCTCGAAATTCTACGGGGAAGTTCTGGGCGTGAACCGCGTGAACCTGTCGCTTCCTCCCGGGGTGACCAGCCTGGTGGGTCCAAACGGGTCCGGCAAGACCACGCTCATGAACTTGATGACCGGCCTGGTGCGTCCCACGCAGGGCAGCATCAGCGTGCTGGGGCTTACACCGGACCAGCCGGAAGAATTCTTTCGCCACGTGGGCTACTGCACGCAGTTTGATTCCTTTCCCAAAGGCGTGACCGGCTACGAATTCATCTACCAATCGCTCATGCTGCGCGGATTGAGCAGTGTGGAAGCGAACCAGTTGACTTGGGAAGCCATTGACCGCATCGGCCTGCGCGAGGCGGCCTTGCGCAGGGTGGCCGGATACAGCAAAGGCATGCGCCAGCGCATCCGTCTGGGCCAGTCCGTTGCTCATCACCCTACAGTCTTGGTGCTGGACGAACCGCTCAACGGCCTCGATCCTATGGCCCGCGCGGAAACCATTGCGCTTTTTGAAACGCTGGGCAAGGAAGGCATGCACGTCATCCTCTCCAGCCACGTCCTGCACGAGGTGGACAAGATCTCCGACCAGGTCGTCCTGATGAGTTACGGCTACGTAGTCGCCGAAGGCAAGATTCACGGCGTGCGCAGCGAGGTGAAAGAACATCCCATGCAGATTCTGGTCCGCTGCGACGCTCCCAATCTGCTGGCCTCGCGTTTGTTTTCGCAAGATCACGTGGTGGAAGCCAAGTTGAACCGTGACGGCCAGGGCGTGCTCATTCGCACCCGCGATGCCGACGAGTTTTACCTGCTGCTGAACAAGATCGTGGCGGAAGAGCAGATCTCGTTGCAAGCTGTGGCCCCAGCCGATGATGACGTCAACTCCGTCTATCAATACCTGATCGGCGGCGGAGGGGGTACGGTATGA
- a CDS encoding ABC transporter ATP-binding protein — MAPVIELDNLQVQLGSRIILDRLSGSLTGQCIGLLGPNGSGKSTLINTLLGFYTPLTGAARIFGKDTRTHLRELRSIIGYMPESDAFIADMSGVRFVRYMAELSGLPPGEAMERAHEAFFYVGLGEARYRKVGTYSLGMKQLAKLAQAIAHGPRLLLLDEPTNGLDPEARQRMLQLVREIRDTREVSVLISSHLLHDIEECCDQVIILKEGKIAALCNLEEERRANLKFLELEVNVENGFLDSIRGLGCECASFGGGRLKIVLPENIEVRQLYRLATEHSVQIRRMNYRRDSLEDIFLKAMTGSMALPPSPPPPPPPVMGNTNGRI; from the coding sequence ATGGCCCCAGTCATTGAACTCGACAATTTGCAGGTCCAGCTTGGCAGCCGGATCATTCTCGACCGGCTTTCGGGCTCGCTCACCGGGCAGTGCATCGGTCTGCTGGGCCCGAATGGATCGGGCAAATCAACCTTGATCAATACGTTGCTCGGCTTCTACACGCCGCTCACTGGAGCGGCGCGTATTTTTGGGAAAGATACGCGCACCCACCTGCGCGAACTGCGTTCTATCATCGGGTACATGCCGGAAAGCGACGCGTTCATCGCTGACATGAGCGGCGTGCGCTTTGTCCGTTACATGGCGGAACTCTCCGGCCTGCCGCCGGGCGAAGCCATGGAGCGCGCCCACGAAGCGTTCTTTTACGTCGGCCTGGGTGAAGCCCGTTACCGCAAAGTCGGCACATATTCATTGGGCATGAAGCAGCTGGCCAAGCTGGCCCAGGCCATCGCTCACGGCCCGCGCCTGCTGCTGCTGGACGAACCCACCAACGGCCTGGATCCTGAGGCCCGCCAGCGCATGCTGCAACTGGTGCGCGAGATCCGCGACACCCGCGAAGTCAGCGTTCTGATTTCCTCTCACCTGCTCCACGACATTGAGGAATGCTGCGACCAGGTGATCATCCTGAAAGAGGGAAAGATCGCCGCGCTGTGCAACCTGGAAGAAGAGCGCCGGGCCAACCTCAAGTTCCTGGAACTTGAGGTCAACGTGGAGAACGGCTTTCTGGATTCCATCCGCGGCCTGGGCTGCGAGTGCGCCAGCTTCGGAGGCGGGCGGCTGAAAATCGTTCTGCCGGAAAACATTGAAGTCCGCCAGCTTTATCGTCTAGCCACGGAACATTCGGTGCAGATCCGGCGTATGAACTATCGTCGCGACTCTCTGGAGGACATCTTCCTGAAAGCCATGACCGGGAGCATGGCCTTACCGCCGTCACCACCGCCGCCACCGCCACCAGTAATGGGGAATACGAATGGCCGTATATAA
- a CDS encoding FecR domain-containing protein has protein sequence MNHQDKNPKESLEQAIAGLRADQPENEALRAAGARVWQQLSQETSASTADVASIRGCGDIRTLLPQYRRGQLSPARALLVEDHLHECVDCRREAETGQRASTAPLPWKQELPKATQGHFRWVMAAAAVVIVGISIYFVQDRYFASPAGMRARVESLSGGLYRVGFSGNDQALKPGDELQEGERVRTAGDSQAVLRLGDGSVVEMNERVEFAVSMHRKDTTIALDRGKIIVQAAKRSSGHLYVAAPDCRVSVTGTVFAVNSGIKGSRVSVIEGEVRVAEAGVTSVLHSGDQRSTNASVGSVPVKQEIAWSQNLDKHLALLAEFAHLESKLEAVKMPELRYQSNLLPLLPSSTILYASIPNLGDAVDQANKLFQQELQESQVLRDWWQEAQSQKGAPKYDEVIEYIHDLSQYLGNEIVFSVSHDGHSGPPLVIAQVQRPGLRQFIEQEAAKHLDPKKRGTVRVFDETEIASATAPGDGRGLFLLVRPDFVAAAVEIAPLQQLNAVLNHGQGGGFAATPFGQRMAASYQQGAGLLFGANLQAMASGHVSAHHVSERHKSDFQSSGLADVQYLIAERKDIAGQVTNRAELTFTGPRHALASWLAAPAPIGGLDFVSKDAAAAAAFVSKSPAQMLDDVFNTAINSNPEAKAHIAKGEAELKINFRQDLAETLGGEITFALDGPLLPTPAWKVVVEVYNPGRLQTTIQQLVADANDHIKNQDAKASLEQASVNGLTYYALHFTDGTKSGEINYTFTDGYMILGPSRALVMNAVAVKQSGNSLARSGSFRSLLPQDQHADVSALVYQNLAPVVGPIMQQLSPSQLQSLQQLAAETKPSVVCAYGEPNSIRVASASRFFGLDLNTLALSTLMRMAQPGGAHLRSQ, from the coding sequence ATGAACCATCAAGACAAGAATCCGAAAGAAAGCCTGGAACAGGCCATTGCCGGCTTGCGAGCCGATCAGCCGGAAAATGAAGCGCTGCGCGCCGCGGGCGCCCGCGTCTGGCAACAACTGAGCCAGGAGACGTCCGCGTCCACGGCGGACGTGGCATCCATCCGCGGCTGCGGTGACATCCGGACGCTTCTGCCGCAATATCGCCGCGGCCAGCTTTCCCCGGCTCGCGCTCTGCTGGTGGAAGATCATCTGCACGAGTGCGTGGACTGCCGTCGCGAAGCCGAGACCGGCCAACGCGCGTCCACTGCGCCGTTGCCTTGGAAGCAGGAACTGCCCAAAGCGACGCAAGGCCATTTCCGCTGGGTCATGGCAGCCGCGGCCGTCGTGATCGTCGGGATTTCTATTTACTTTGTCCAGGACCGCTACTTCGCTTCACCCGCCGGGATGCGCGCGCGGGTGGAATCACTCAGCGGCGGGCTCTATCGCGTAGGCTTCAGCGGCAACGATCAGGCTCTCAAGCCCGGCGACGAATTGCAGGAAGGCGAGCGTGTCCGCACCGCCGGCGATTCCCAAGCCGTGCTGCGTTTAGGCGATGGCTCAGTCGTCGAGATGAATGAACGCGTGGAGTTTGCCGTCTCCATGCACCGGAAAGACACGACCATCGCGCTGGACCGCGGCAAAATCATTGTCCAGGCCGCCAAGCGCAGTTCCGGCCATCTTTACGTGGCTGCGCCCGATTGCCGCGTGTCGGTGACAGGTACGGTCTTCGCCGTCAACAGCGGCATCAAAGGTTCGCGCGTGTCTGTGATTGAAGGCGAAGTCCGCGTGGCCGAAGCCGGGGTAACCAGCGTCTTGCATTCCGGCGATCAGCGGTCCACCAACGCGAGTGTTGGTTCCGTCCCGGTCAAGCAGGAAATTGCCTGGAGCCAGAATCTTGATAAGCACCTGGCCTTGCTGGCTGAGTTCGCGCATCTGGAAAGCAAATTGGAAGCGGTGAAGATGCCTGAGCTTCGTTATCAGAGCAATCTTCTCCCCTTGCTGCCCAGTAGCACGATTCTTTATGCCAGCATTCCCAACCTGGGCGACGCCGTGGACCAGGCCAACAAACTGTTCCAGCAGGAGTTGCAGGAAAGCCAGGTGCTGCGCGACTGGTGGCAAGAGGCGCAATCGCAAAAGGGTGCGCCCAAGTATGACGAAGTCATTGAGTACATCCACGACCTGAGCCAATACCTGGGCAATGAAATCGTATTCTCCGTGTCGCATGACGGTCACAGCGGTCCACCGCTAGTGATCGCCCAGGTGCAGCGGCCGGGACTGCGGCAGTTCATTGAACAGGAAGCCGCCAAGCATCTAGACCCAAAGAAGCGGGGCACAGTGCGGGTTTTTGACGAAACGGAAATTGCGTCAGCCACGGCGCCGGGCGACGGGCGTGGGCTCTTCTTGCTGGTGCGTCCGGACTTTGTTGCCGCCGCGGTGGAGATCGCTCCATTGCAGCAGCTCAACGCCGTTCTGAATCACGGCCAAGGCGGCGGATTCGCCGCAACACCGTTCGGCCAGCGGATGGCAGCTTCTTATCAGCAGGGCGCAGGGTTGCTGTTTGGCGCGAATTTGCAGGCCATGGCTTCAGGCCATGTTTCTGCTCATCACGTTAGCGAAAGACACAAGAGTGATTTCCAGAGCAGCGGCTTGGCTGACGTGCAATACCTTATCGCCGAGCGCAAAGACATTGCCGGCCAGGTGACCAACCGCGCGGAGCTGACCTTCACCGGTCCACGCCATGCGCTGGCTTCATGGCTGGCAGCGCCGGCGCCCATCGGTGGCCTGGATTTTGTTTCCAAGGACGCAGCCGCGGCCGCGGCGTTCGTCTCCAAGAGCCCTGCACAAATGCTGGACGACGTCTTCAATACGGCGATCAACTCCAATCCGGAAGCCAAAGCCCATATCGCGAAGGGCGAAGCGGAGCTGAAGATAAACTTCCGTCAGGACCTCGCGGAAACGCTGGGTGGCGAAATCACCTTTGCTCTCGATGGACCGCTTCTCCCCACGCCTGCGTGGAAAGTGGTGGTTGAGGTCTACAACCCTGGCCGTCTGCAAACCACGATTCAGCAGCTTGTCGCTGACGCCAACGACCACATCAAGAACCAGGACGCGAAAGCCAGCCTGGAGCAAGCCTCTGTCAACGGGCTCACATACTACGCGCTGCACTTTACGGACGGAACCAAGTCCGGCGAAATCAACTACACGTTCACGGACGGCTACATGATCTTGGGTCCGAGTCGCGCCCTGGTCATGAACGCCGTAGCCGTAAAGCAGAGCGGCAATTCGCTGGCGCGCTCCGGCAGCTTCCGCAGCCTGCTTCCGCAGGACCAGCATGCTGATGTTTCCGCGCTGGTGTACCAGAACCTGGCTCCCGTCGTGGGACCGATCATGCAACAGCTCTCGCCGTCACAGTTGCAGTCACTGCAGCAACTGGCGGCGGAAACCAAACCGAGCGTCGTCTGCGCCTACGGAGAACCGAACTCCATCCGCGTGGCCAGCGCCAGCCGTTTCTTTGGGCTGGACCTGAACACCCTGGCGCTTTCCACGCTTATGCGAATGGCACAACCCGGGGGAGCGCACTTGCGCTCCCAATGA
- a CDS encoding sigma-70 family RNA polymerase sigma factor, with protein MNAAVLAGEQPAPELERVFVEHKDLVFKAAYRITGNPGDAEDALQTVFLRLVRQTVWPDINNLPGYLRRSAVNAALDILRKRKETQTLPLDDDPNPMETVSAATAGRNLELRDWLRQALARLNPRWAEMFVLRFIEDYSNREIAGLMKTSPAVVAVVLHRTRTQLKKDFKAQTRGGR; from the coding sequence ATGAACGCAGCGGTCCTGGCCGGAGAACAACCCGCGCCGGAGCTGGAACGGGTGTTTGTCGAACACAAAGACCTGGTCTTCAAGGCGGCCTATCGCATTACCGGCAATCCCGGCGACGCCGAAGACGCCCTGCAGACCGTGTTCCTGCGCCTAGTACGCCAGACCGTATGGCCGGACATCAACAATCTGCCGGGTTACCTGCGGCGGTCCGCGGTGAACGCGGCGCTGGATATTTTGCGAAAAAGAAAAGAAACACAAACGTTGCCGCTCGACGACGATCCCAACCCGATGGAAACGGTGTCTGCCGCTACCGCGGGACGCAACCTGGAGTTGCGAGACTGGCTGCGGCAGGCCCTGGCGCGCTTGAACCCGCGCTGGGCGGAGATGTTTGTGCTTCGATTCATTGAAGATTACAGCAACCGCGAAATCGCCGGATTGATGAAGACCTCGCCGGCTGTGGTTGCCGTGGTGTTGCATCGTACGCGTACTCAACTCAAGAAAGATTTCAAAGCGCAGACGAGGGGTGGACGATGA
- a CDS encoding benzoate-CoA ligase family protein yields the protein MHLNIPSSFNAAAYFVDRHLAEDRGDKVAYECGDERVTYRQLAERVNRAGNALTKLGVRREERVALLLLDTPDFAYCFFGAIKIGAVAVPVNTLLKPHEYEYVLNDSRARVLIVSDALLPQVQAIPKANLRYLETIIVAGNAPRGEMSLQQLLDESSPDLAAAPTSKDDAAFWLYSSGSTGFPKGCVHLQHDMVVCAELYAKAVLGIRESDRFFSVAKLFFAYGLGNGLYFALAVGATSILWPGSPSPPNIYGVIEKHKPTLFFSVPSNYSSLLAYQREGGPDFDLSSVRWAVSAGEALPATLFHRFKERFGVEILDAIGSTEALHMFIANRPGAVRPGSSGQILPGYEARIVDENGKDVPEGEIGNLMIKGDAVCACYWNQHEKTKDTIQGHWLRTGDKYYRDPDGYYWYVGRSDDMMKVKGMWVSPIEIESTLLEHPSVLEAAVIGYADGNDLVKPAAYIVLRSGQHGTPQLGEEIKQHISTRLAAHKCPQLLEFVAELPKTATGKIQRYKLRQAASHSDVR from the coding sequence ATGCACCTGAACATCCCCAGCTCGTTCAACGCGGCCGCGTACTTTGTTGACCGCCACCTTGCGGAAGACCGCGGCGACAAAGTGGCCTATGAATGCGGCGATGAACGGGTCACCTACCGCCAGCTTGCGGAGCGGGTAAACCGCGCCGGCAACGCCCTGACCAAGTTGGGCGTGCGACGAGAAGAGCGCGTCGCCCTGCTACTGCTGGATACGCCAGACTTTGCGTATTGCTTTTTTGGCGCCATCAAGATTGGTGCGGTGGCTGTCCCGGTGAATACGCTGCTGAAGCCGCACGAATACGAGTATGTATTAAACGATTCGCGGGCACGAGTCTTGATTGTGAGCGACGCGCTGCTGCCCCAGGTGCAAGCCATCCCGAAAGCGAATCTGCGGTACCTGGAGACGATTATTGTTGCCGGGAATGCGCCTCGCGGCGAAATGTCCCTGCAACAGCTTCTCGACGAGAGCTCGCCCGATCTGGCAGCGGCCCCCACCAGCAAAGACGATGCGGCGTTCTGGCTCTACTCCTCCGGCAGCACCGGCTTCCCCAAGGGCTGCGTCCACCTGCAGCACGACATGGTGGTGTGCGCTGAGCTCTACGCCAAGGCAGTGCTGGGAATTCGCGAAAGCGACCGCTTCTTCAGCGTGGCCAAGCTGTTCTTTGCTTACGGCCTGGGCAATGGGCTTTACTTCGCGCTGGCCGTAGGCGCTACCAGCATCCTGTGGCCGGGATCGCCCTCACCGCCCAATATCTACGGCGTGATTGAGAAGCACAAGCCGACGCTATTTTTCTCCGTTCCGTCGAACTACTCTTCCCTGCTGGCTTACCAGCGCGAGGGCGGCCCGGACTTTGATCTCTCCAGCGTGCGCTGGGCGGTTTCCGCGGGCGAAGCCTTGCCGGCGACCCTGTTTCACCGCTTCAAAGAACGTTTTGGCGTGGAGATACTGGACGCTATCGGCTCCACCGAGGCTCTGCACATGTTCATCGCCAACCGGCCCGGCGCGGTGAGGCCAGGATCGAGCGGGCAAATTCTTCCCGGATACGAAGCCCGCATCGTGGATGAAAACGGGAAGGACGTCCCCGAAGGCGAAATCGGCAACCTGATGATCAAAGGCGACGCCGTCTGCGCCTGCTACTGGAACCAGCATGAGAAGACCAAGGACACCATCCAAGGCCACTGGTTGCGCACTGGCGACAAGTACTATCGCGACCCGGACGGATACTACTGGTATGTTGGCCGTTCGGACGACATGATGAAAGTAAAAGGTATGTGGGTCAGCCCCATCGAAATTGAGAGCACGCTGCTGGAACACCCTTCCGTGCTGGAGGCGGCGGTTATCGGCTATGCCGACGGCAATGATCTGGTCAAGCCCGCCGCGTATATCGTCTTGCGCTCAGGCCAGCACGGTACGCCGCAATTAGGCGAGGAAATCAAACAGCACATTTCCACCCGCCTGGCGGCGCACAAGTGCCCGCAGTTGCTGGAATTCGTGGCTGAACTTCCCAAGACAGCTACAGGAAAGATCCAGCGCTACAAGCTGCGGCAAGCGGCATCCCATTCCGACGTCAGATAG
- a CDS encoding pyridoxal phosphate-dependent aminotransferase: MFADRTNWDLHTNRLSQALARIRAAGGKLLDLTASNPTECGFRYDGSSILKALIHPGALKYKPDPRGMASARHAVCEYYATHKLKVTLEDILLTASTSEAYSFGFRLLCNPGDEVLIPTPSYPLFDLLADLQDVKLQRYPLLYDHGWQIDFHALEQAITPRTRAVIVVHPNNPTGHFCKREEMARLHQICAARKLAIIADEVFLDFNLGEGRQPSFAANDSALTFTMSGLSKISGLPQMKLAWLVVSGPEARKREALARLEVIADTYLSLNTPIQLAAPALLAQRHGFQKQLMSRVRQNLKELDAQLAENPRGTRLHLEGGWYAVLRGPATRSDEDLAIELLEEDGVYVHPGHFYDFPGDGYLVLSLITPEADFAEGLSKVLACF, translated from the coding sequence ATGTTCGCTGACCGCACCAACTGGGACCTGCATACCAACCGTTTGTCGCAAGCGCTGGCCCGTATCCGCGCGGCCGGCGGCAAGCTGCTGGACCTGACCGCTTCCAATCCCACGGAATGCGGATTTCGCTATGACGGGTCCTCGATCCTGAAGGCCCTGATTCATCCTGGAGCGCTGAAGTACAAGCCTGATCCGCGAGGGATGGCGTCGGCGCGGCACGCCGTTTGCGAATACTACGCGACTCACAAGTTGAAAGTGACACTTGAGGATATTCTGTTAACAGCCAGCACTAGCGAAGCTTACTCGTTCGGATTTCGACTGCTCTGCAATCCCGGCGACGAAGTCCTCATCCCCACGCCCAGCTATCCGCTGTTTGATTTATTGGCCGACCTGCAGGACGTAAAGCTCCAACGTTATCCTTTGCTCTACGACCATGGCTGGCAGATTGACTTCCACGCCCTGGAGCAGGCCATCACCCCGCGGACGCGCGCGGTGATCGTTGTCCACCCCAACAATCCCACCGGACATTTCTGTAAAAGGGAAGAAATGGCCCGGCTTCATCAGATATGCGCCGCGCGGAAGCTGGCCATCATCGCCGACGAAGTTTTTCTTGATTTCAACTTGGGTGAAGGCCGCCAGCCCAGCTTCGCCGCCAACGACTCCGCGCTTACTTTCACCATGAGCGGGCTGTCAAAGATTTCCGGCTTGCCGCAGATGAAGCTGGCCTGGCTCGTCGTCAGCGGACCGGAAGCCAGGAAAAGGGAAGCGCTGGCCCGGTTGGAGGTCATCGCCGACACCTATCTTTCCTTGAATACTCCCATCCAGCTTGCCGCGCCGGCGTTGCTGGCCCAGCGTCACGGCTTCCAAAAGCAACTCATGTCTCGCGTGCGACAGAACTTGAAGGAACTGGATGCGCAACTCGCCGAGAACCCGCGCGGCACGCGTCTTCATCTTGAAGGCGGTTGGTACGCGGTGCTGCGCGGGCCGGCCACGCGCTCTGACGAAGACCTGGCCATTGAGCTTCTGGAAGAAGACGGCGTGTATGTCCATCCCGGACATTTCTATGATTTTCCCGGAGACGGCTACCTGGTTCTGAGCCTGATTACTCCCGAAGCCGACTTTGCCGAAGGCCTGAGCAAAGTGCTTGCTTGTTTCTAA
- a CDS encoding NAD(P)(+) transhydrogenase (Re/Si-specific) subunit beta: protein MNHPAYFLEATYLIASCLFVLGLKSLSHPDTARRGMIMAAAGMGAAVLGTLFHPEIKDYLWIAVGLIVGSSIGIPMAMVPMTAMPQRTALSHAFGALAASLVGIAEYVIHGSGLGSVKMGALGLEVMLGSLTVTGSLIAAGKLQEFIRGTPIQFKGQHIVNLALFLGMITCLVLWMLHPNAASASIYFFTMVGLAFVFGVMLVIPIGSADMPVVMSLLNSYAGLSSAATGFVLGNNVLIIAGTLDGFSGFILSILMCKAMNRSMANVLFGGFGAVTGTDTGAVGTMREVGLDDVAVQLAYANQVVFVPGYGMATAQAQHACRELGNLLEERGVTVKYGIHPVAGRMPGHMNVLLAEANVPYSSLWEMDQINPEMSTTDVAVVIGANDVVNPDARDNPKSPIAGMPIIEVDRAKSVIVLKRGKGKGFSGLENPLFFKPVTGMLYGDAKTSLTNLAQAVQKV from the coding sequence GTGAACCATCCGGCCTATTTTCTTGAAGCAACGTACCTGATTGCCTCCTGCCTGTTCGTCCTGGGCTTGAAGAGCCTCAGCCATCCGGACACCGCGCGCCGCGGCATGATCATGGCTGCCGCCGGTATGGGTGCCGCCGTCCTGGGAACTCTGTTCCATCCGGAAATCAAAGACTATCTGTGGATCGCCGTAGGATTGATTGTCGGCTCTTCTATCGGAATCCCCATGGCCATGGTGCCCATGACCGCCATGCCGCAACGGACCGCGCTCTCCCACGCATTCGGCGCGCTGGCTGCCTCGCTGGTGGGCATTGCCGAGTACGTGATTCACGGCAGCGGTTTGGGCTCGGTAAAGATGGGCGCTCTGGGCCTCGAAGTGATGTTAGGCTCGCTGACGGTGACCGGCTCGCTCATCGCCGCCGGCAAACTGCAGGAGTTCATTCGCGGGACGCCCATCCAGTTCAAGGGCCAGCATATTGTGAACCTGGCGCTGTTCCTGGGCATGATCACCTGCCTGGTGCTCTGGATGTTGCACCCCAACGCGGCAAGCGCATCAATCTATTTCTTCACCATGGTGGGCCTGGCGTTTGTGTTCGGTGTGATGCTGGTGATCCCCATCGGCTCGGCGGACATGCCCGTCGTGATGTCGCTGTTGAACTCTTACGCTGGCCTCTCTTCGGCGGCCACCGGCTTCGTTCTCGGCAACAACGTGCTGATCATCGCCGGCACGCTCGACGGTTTCTCCGGCTTCATTCTTTCCATCCTTATGTGTAAAGCCATGAACCGCTCCATGGCCAACGTGTTGTTTGGCGGATTCGGCGCTGTCACCGGCACGGACACCGGTGCCGTGGGGACCATGCGCGAAGTCGGCCTTGACGACGTTGCCGTTCAGCTCGCGTACGCGAACCAGGTGGTCTTCGTGCCCGGATACGGCATGGCCACGGCGCAGGCCCAGCATGCTTGCCGTGAGCTGGGCAACTTGCTGGAAGAACGCGGCGTCACCGTGAAGTACGGCATCCATCCCGTTGCCGGACGCATGCCGGGACACATGAACGTTCTTCTGGCGGAAGCCAACGTGCCTTATTCTTCTCTGTGGGAGATGGACCAGATCAATCCGGAAATGTCCACAACCGACGTAGCCGTGGTGATCGGGGCCAATGACGTCGTCAACCCCGACGCGCGCGACAATCCCAAGAGTCCCATTGCCGGCATGCCTATCATTGAAGTGGACCGCGCCAAGTCCGTGATCGTGCTGAAACGCGGCAAAGGCAAAGGCTTCTCCGGACTGGAGAACCCGCTGTTCTTCAAGCCGGTGACGGGAATGCTCTATGGCGACGCCAAGACCAGCCTCACCAACCTGGCGCAAGCCGTGCAGAAAGTCTAG
- a CDS encoding NAD(P) transhydrogenase subunit alpha, with protein sequence MVLNPAVVIASLYVFALAAFLGYQVISRVPPLLHTPLMSATNAISGISLIGSLVIAGSRYENHQTLATLLGCAAVTSAMINVTGGFLITDRMLKMFRKKEAVKVEEKK encoded by the coding sequence ATGGTGCTGAATCCCGCGGTGGTGATCGCGTCGCTGTACGTCTTCGCTTTGGCCGCGTTTCTTGGGTACCAGGTAATTTCGCGCGTGCCTCCGCTGCTGCATACGCCGCTGATGTCGGCCACCAACGCCATCTCCGGCATCTCGCTGATCGGCTCGCTGGTGATTGCAGGATCTCGCTATGAAAATCATCAGACGCTGGCGACTCTGCTCGGCTGCGCGGCCGTGACTTCCGCCATGATCAACGTAACCGGCGGGTTCCTGATCACCGACCGCATGCTCAAGATGTTCCGCAAGAAAGAAGCGGTCAAGGTGGAGGAGAAAAAGTGA